The proteins below are encoded in one region of Maribacter aestuarii:
- a CDS encoding MATE family efflux transporter has translation MARVSSEQLGSEPIGKLLVSQAVPASIGILVMSLNILVDSIFVGNWIGSIAIAAINVVLPVSFFIGALGMAIGIGGSSIISRALGSNNHAKAVRVFGNQITLTLLVTIGMALLGLYFVDSLIPAFGGKGGIFAPAKIYYTIVLYGIPFLALCMMGNTVIRAEGKPKFAMIAMIIPSVGNLLMDYVFIYVFDWGMHGAAWATTIGYVLCFSYILYFFLSKNSELKLTPNCFNLSLPIVKEIGSLGFVTLARQATTSVVYLLMNNILFGLGGEPMVAVYAIIGRMLMFALFPVFGITQGFLPIAGYNFGAKKYERVRKVINTAILYASILATIVFLGLFTFPGEIAGLFLSSKEGMSQLELDTNVFVLENTPAAMRWVFAATPIIALQLIGAAYFQAIGKAVPALLLTLTRQGFFFIPLILILPNYLGELGVWISFPIADVLATIVTGLYLRKEVRTNLVATG, from the coding sequence ATGGCAAGAGTATCTTCAGAACAACTTGGTTCAGAGCCTATAGGCAAGCTTTTGGTAAGTCAAGCGGTTCCTGCTAGTATCGGGATATTGGTGATGTCCCTGAACATTCTTGTCGATTCAATTTTTGTAGGTAACTGGATAGGTTCTATCGCCATTGCTGCAATTAATGTGGTACTACCGGTTTCATTCTTTATTGGCGCATTGGGAATGGCCATTGGAATTGGGGGCTCTAGCATCATCTCTAGGGCACTCGGGTCTAATAATCATGCTAAGGCAGTTCGAGTTTTTGGAAATCAAATTACCCTAACCCTTCTCGTAACTATAGGTATGGCCTTATTGGGCCTTTACTTCGTAGATTCCCTAATTCCTGCCTTTGGAGGCAAGGGTGGCATCTTTGCTCCAGCGAAAATATATTACACTATTGTGCTTTACGGTATTCCATTTCTTGCACTTTGCATGATGGGGAACACGGTCATACGTGCCGAAGGAAAGCCGAAATTCGCCATGATTGCCATGATTATTCCTTCCGTAGGAAACCTGTTGATGGATTACGTTTTTATTTATGTTTTTGATTGGGGCATGCATGGTGCAGCTTGGGCTACGACCATTGGTTATGTACTTTGTTTTAGTTATATCCTTTATTTCTTTCTTTCAAAAAACTCTGAATTAAAACTCACGCCAAATTGTTTTAACCTAAGCTTGCCCATTGTTAAGGAAATTGGGTCCTTGGGCTTTGTTACTTTGGCCAGGCAAGCCACTACCAGTGTTGTTTATCTGTTGATGAACAATATCCTATTTGGTTTGGGCGGTGAGCCAATGGTAGCTGTATACGCCATAATTGGACGTATGCTCATGTTTGCTTTGTTCCCCGTATTTGGGATTACACAGGGTTTCCTTCCTATCGCCGGCTACAATTTTGGCGCGAAAAAATATGAAAGAGTTCGAAAAGTGATCAATACCGCCATATTATATGCGAGTATTTTAGCGACCATTGTGTTTCTTGGACTATTTACCTTTCCTGGTGAAATAGCAGGTTTATTTTTGAGCTCCAAAGAAGGTATGTCGCAGTTGGAATTGGACACGAACGTCTTTGTTTTAGAAAATACACCTGCTGCCATGCGATGGGTATTTGCGGCAACCCCAATTATAGCCCTGCAATTGATAGGAGCAGCTTATTTTCAGGCTATTGGGAAGGCTGTCCCCGCCCTTTTATTGACACTCACCCGACAAGGGTTCTTCTTTATCCCGTTAATATTAATTCTTCCTAATTATTTGGGGGAACTCGGGGTATGGATTTCCTTTCCTATTGCCGATGTCCTGGCTACCATTGTCACGGGTTTATATTTAAGGAAAGAGGTTAGGACCAATCTTGTAGCGACTGGTTAA
- a CDS encoding alpha/beta hydrolase family protein has protein sequence MKKIYIFKSQFITAIILLFFIAPIQTRSQEFLYGDALPDAPELAQRGDYSVGVRTLSFINSDQIDILNSKDGKDPVYDRPLKIEIWYPAESDQNSTPVIYDEVMGTRGDSLRPLIPFNFKGRAFRDAKPITNEGKFPLIIVSHGYVGSRFLMTYLTENLASKGYVVAAIDHTDSTFKDANAFQSTLLNRPKDIRFVLNEMELLGKANSEDALQGIIDADNVGLIGYSMGGYGVLNVGGAGYSDNLTAFFGQMTGGSAAINEHNANNPEYLKKTDKRIKAIVAFAPWGMERGVWDKDGLKGLKTPTFFVAGSQDDISGYENGIKAIYEGSVNADRYLLTYENARHNVAPNPPPANALAPGLHIDEYYRYAEPSWDERKLNNINQHFVTAFLGIHLKGEDFIKYLELQENSNEKDWTGFKPRSSTGMDLRHSLPLN, from the coding sequence ATGAAAAAAATATACATCTTTAAAAGCCAGTTTATTACAGCAATTATACTCCTATTTTTTATTGCTCCCATACAAACCCGATCTCAAGAATTCCTGTACGGTGACGCCCTACCAGATGCTCCCGAACTTGCGCAAAGAGGTGACTATTCAGTTGGTGTTCGTACGCTGAGCTTTATTAATAGCGACCAAATAGATATTCTCAATTCCAAGGATGGAAAAGACCCCGTATATGACCGGCCACTAAAGATTGAAATTTGGTATCCAGCCGAGTCGGACCAAAATAGTACTCCAGTTATTTACGACGAGGTCATGGGTACACGAGGGGATTCCTTACGGCCATTGATTCCATTTAACTTCAAAGGGAGAGCCTTTCGTGATGCAAAACCGATAACCAATGAGGGTAAATTTCCATTGATTATCGTTTCCCATGGCTATGTGGGCTCTCGCTTTTTGATGACGTATTTAACCGAAAATCTTGCCTCAAAAGGCTATGTAGTTGCCGCCATTGACCATACTGATTCTACCTTTAAGGATGCCAATGCATTTCAGAGTACATTGCTGAACAGACCAAAAGATATTCGATTTGTCTTAAATGAAATGGAACTACTTGGCAAAGCTAATAGCGAAGATGCCCTACAAGGAATTATTGATGCTGACAATGTTGGCCTTATAGGATATTCTATGGGGGGCTATGGCGTCCTTAATGTTGGAGGTGCTGGTTACAGCGATAATCTTACGGCATTCTTTGGTCAGATGACAGGTGGTAGTGCTGCAATCAATGAGCACAACGCAAACAATCCAGAATATCTGAAAAAGACGGATAAGAGAATTAAGGCAATTGTCGCATTCGCACCATGGGGCATGGAGCGAGGTGTCTGGGACAAAGATGGATTAAAAGGATTAAAAACGCCTACGTTTTTTGTGGCGGGTAGTCAGGATGATATTTCGGGTTATGAAAATGGTATCAAAGCCATTTACGAAGGTTCTGTAAATGCTGACCGTTATTTATTGACCTATGAAAACGCACGGCACAATGTAGCGCCTAATCCACCTCCAGCAAATGCTTTAGCCCCAGGACTTCATATTGATGAGTATTATCGGTATGCCGAGCCTTCATGGGATGAACGTAAATTGAACAATATCAACCAACATTTTGTTACTGCTTTTTTGGGTATTCATCTCAAAGGGGAAGATTTTATAAAATATCTTGAACTACAAGAAAATTCTAATGAAAAAGATTGGACTGGTTTTAAACCAAGGTCTTCCACAGGTATGGATTTGCGGCATTCCTTACCATTAAACTAG
- a CDS encoding WD40/YVTN/BNR-like repeat-containing protein: MKFLLTRAGMLLLALSFLPLSIIAQRKSKSQKTVTSYPEELYSSLDYRLVGPFRGGRSAAVTGVPGEPNLFYFGATGGGVWKTLDGGRTWENISDGYFGGSIGAVEVAKSDPNVIYVGGGEKTLRGNVSSGYGIWKTENAGKTWVSAGLKNSRHVPRIRVHPTDYNTVYTAVLGNIYKPTTERGIYKSTDGGQNWKQVLFVNDQAGAVDLTFDPNNPRILYASTWRAQRTPYSLSSGGEGSALWKSTDSGETWSEISKNEGFPKDTLGIIGVTVSPKNSERVWAIVENKEKGGLYRSDDGGKKWTQVNSERKLRQRAWYYTRVYADTEDEDVVYVLNVRYHKSTDGGKSFNTFNAPHGDHHDLWIAPENSKRMIIGDDGGAQVSYDGGETWSTYYNQPTAQFYRVTTDNAFPYRIYVAQQDNSTLRINHRSDGSSIDESDWEPTAGGESAHIAVDPQNNDIVYGGSYDGFLTRVNHDKGTVRGVNVWPDNPMGAGAEAMKYRFQWNFPIMFSRHDPNKLYTFSQHVHVSENEGQSWRVLSGDLTRNDPTKLGSSGGPITQDNTSVEYYCTIFAANESPLKEGLLWVGSDDGLIHVSKDGGANWENVTPANMPEWSMVNSIEPSAFDEGTCYVAATRYKLGDFEPYLYKTTNYGQTWTKITNGINNEHFTRVVREDPKRKGLLYAGTETGMYISFDDGANWSSFQMNLPIVPITDLTIKDNNLVVATQGRSVWIIDDLTVLHQLDEGRKSATSILYKPKDSYRTKGRAAKTPSKTAGQNHPNGVVTHFYLKDLKEKDSINLTFTSMAGDTLANYSNSAKKKDKKLEVKKGGNTFVWDTRGKGAEELEGMILWWASLDGAKAVPGNYQVHLNVNGDTKTETFKIIPDPRAEASVDEMQKQYDFITDINTTIDNAHQSIKKIRKINTQLDAFTKQYKDNEATKDLVEKAKAMKERLGEVEKALYQTQNRSGQDPLNFPIKLTNKLGHLNSLVAIDDFPPTEQDIAVKNELTSKINAELKIFDEVNSKELQEFNQAFNELKLDYLFVED; this comes from the coding sequence ATGAAATTTTTACTTACCAGAGCCGGTATGTTATTACTGGCACTTTCTTTTTTACCCTTATCTATCATAGCTCAGCGAAAAAGTAAATCGCAAAAGACCGTGACTTCGTATCCGGAGGAACTGTATTCAAGTTTGGATTACAGATTAGTAGGTCCCTTCAGGGGTGGACGTTCTGCCGCGGTTACCGGAGTGCCCGGAGAACCCAATCTATTTTATTTCGGTGCAACCGGTGGCGGAGTTTGGAAAACACTGGATGGAGGCCGAACATGGGAGAATATCTCCGATGGTTATTTCGGCGGCAGTATCGGCGCCGTTGAGGTGGCAAAAAGTGACCCTAATGTCATCTATGTGGGTGGAGGTGAAAAAACATTACGAGGTAACGTATCCTCTGGATATGGTATCTGGAAAACTGAAAATGCAGGTAAAACATGGGTTTCCGCCGGTTTGAAAAATAGTCGCCATGTACCCAGAATCCGAGTGCACCCAACAGATTACAATACGGTGTACACCGCAGTTCTTGGAAACATCTATAAGCCAACCACGGAAAGAGGTATTTATAAAAGCACGGACGGTGGTCAGAATTGGAAGCAGGTCTTGTTCGTCAACGACCAAGCAGGAGCCGTAGATCTGACATTTGACCCTAACAATCCAAGAATTTTGTATGCATCCACATGGCGTGCTCAGCGAACTCCTTATAGCCTAAGTAGTGGCGGGGAGGGTTCTGCCCTATGGAAGAGTACCGATAGTGGGGAAACCTGGTCAGAGATTTCAAAAAATGAAGGTTTTCCAAAGGATACTTTGGGTATTATAGGTGTGACCGTTTCTCCAAAAAATTCGGAACGGGTCTGGGCCATTGTTGAAAATAAGGAAAAGGGCGGTTTATACCGTTCCGATGATGGTGGAAAAAAATGGACACAGGTAAATAGCGAACGAAAATTACGCCAAAGGGCATGGTATTACACCCGTGTCTATGCTGATACTGAAGATGAGGATGTAGTTTATGTGCTCAATGTCCGTTATCATAAGTCTACGGACGGTGGAAAAAGCTTCAATACCTTCAATGCTCCCCATGGAGATCACCACGATCTATGGATTGCCCCAGAAAATTCCAAGCGCATGATAATCGGTGATGATGGTGGTGCGCAGGTCTCCTATGATGGGGGTGAGACCTGGAGCACTTATTACAATCAACCTACCGCGCAATTTTATAGAGTAACCACGGATAATGCTTTTCCGTATCGCATCTATGTGGCACAACAAGATAATTCTACATTACGCATTAATCACCGAAGTGATGGGAGTAGTATTGATGAGTCCGATTGGGAGCCAACAGCTGGAGGTGAATCGGCTCATATTGCGGTGGACCCTCAAAATAATGACATTGTCTACGGCGGTAGCTATGACGGGTTCTTAACCCGGGTAAACCATGATAAAGGTACTGTTAGAGGTGTGAATGTATGGCCGGATAATCCTATGGGTGCCGGAGCGGAAGCTATGAAATATCGTTTTCAGTGGAATTTTCCTATCATGTTCAGTCGTCATGACCCTAATAAATTATATACGTTTTCACAGCATGTTCATGTTTCAGAAAACGAGGGTCAAAGCTGGAGGGTTTTGAGCGGTGACCTCACAAGAAACGACCCGACCAAATTAGGTTCCAGTGGTGGTCCCATTACCCAGGACAATACCAGTGTGGAATATTACTGCACCATTTTTGCCGCTAACGAAAGTCCATTAAAAGAAGGCTTACTTTGGGTAGGTAGTGATGACGGTTTAATTCATGTGTCCAAAGATGGCGGCGCCAATTGGGAAAACGTAACTCCAGCCAATATGCCCGAGTGGAGTATGGTAAATAGCATTGAACCATCGGCCTTTGACGAAGGAACCTGTTACGTTGCGGCGACACGTTACAAATTGGGAGATTTTGAGCCGTATTTATACAAGACGACCAACTATGGTCAAACATGGACCAAGATTACCAACGGTATCAATAACGAGCATTTTACCAGGGTGGTTCGGGAAGATCCTAAAAGAAAAGGATTGTTATATGCCGGAACAGAAACAGGTATGTATATTTCATTTGACGATGGTGCCAACTGGAGCTCGTTTCAAATGAATTTACCAATTGTGCCTATTACGGATTTGACCATCAAGGATAATAATTTAGTAGTAGCAACCCAAGGGCGAAGCGTTTGGATAATAGATGATTTAACGGTCCTGCATCAATTGGATGAGGGCAGAAAATCGGCAACTTCAATCTTATACAAGCCAAAGGATTCTTACAGAACCAAAGGTAGAGCTGCGAAGACACCCTCAAAAACAGCCGGTCAAAATCACCCTAATGGGGTAGTGACGCATTTTTACTTGAAAGATTTAAAAGAAAAGGACAGCATCAATCTCACTTTTACCTCAATGGCAGGGGATACCTTGGCAAATTATAGTAATAGTGCTAAGAAAAAGGACAAGAAGCTAGAGGTTAAAAAAGGAGGAAACACTTTTGTTTGGGATACCCGAGGTAAAGGAGCAGAAGAACTGGAGGGTATGATTCTTTGGTGGGCCAGCTTGGACGGGGCGAAAGCAGTACCCGGCAATTATCAGGTTCATTTAAATGTGAATGGAGACACAAAAACCGAAACCTTTAAAATTATTCCCGACCCTAGGGCCGAGGCATCGGTTGATGAGATGCAAAAGCAGTATGATTTCATTACCGATATTAATACCACTATTGATAATGCACATCAATCCATTAAAAAAATTCGAAAGATTAACACCCAGTTGGATGCTTTTACCAAGCAGTACAAGGATAATGAGGCGACAAAGGATTTGGTGGAGAAAGCGAAAGCTATGAAAGAGCGACTAGGAGAGGTAGAAAAGGCCTTATATCAAACCCAAAATAGAAGTGGTCAGGACCCTTTAAATTTTCCAATTAAATTGACCAATAAATTGGGTCATTTAAATAGTTTGGTTGCCATTGATGATTTTCCACCCACGGAACAGGATATTGCTGTCAAAAACGAACTGACCTCTAAAATTAATGCGGAACTAAAGATTTTTGATGAGGTAAATTCAAAAGAACTCCAAGAGTTCAATCAGGCTTTTAACGAACTTAAATTGGATTATTTATTTGTTGAAGATTAA
- a CDS encoding WD40/YVTN/BNR-like repeat-containing protein gives MKKSFPLLILLVCTLSLAQTVNDYFQPLKYRNIGPFRGGRSVTATGVVGDPMTYYMGSTGGGLWKTETAGQRWENISDGYFETGSVGAVAVAKSNPNIVYVGMGEHAPRGVMTSYGDGVYKSTDAGKTWKKMGLEKTQHISRIIIHPSNPDIVYVAAQGALHEGTAERGIYKSVDGGMTWKNTLFVNNLTGAAELSMDANYPEIMYAAMWEHQRKPNKVISGGEGSGLYKSMDAGETWSKIYKGLPEEKGKMAIAVSPANSNKVYALIESDSDADKGGLFVSNDAGESWSMISGDNRLVQRAWYYIEVFLDPNDEDTVYVLSAPALRSTDGGKTWERLTGTHGDYHDLWINPDNSKNMVIANDGGAAVSFDFGKTWSTQDNMPTAQFYRISVDNLFPYNVYGGQQDNTSVRIASLSMGRGSISEQDWTYAAGGESAFLAFDPDDPRYVLGGSYLGTIEVLDMETKGSTNIMAAPIQYLGREARNMKYLYNWNAPIIGSKHEPGTYYHGAQLVLRTRDMGVTWEEISPDLTRDIDEKQGKGGGPYTNEAVGAENYGTLAYMIESPHEKGVFLTGSDDGLVHITKDGGENWENVTPKGLKECLINAIEISPFDPATAYIATTRYKFNDYTPAIYKTSDYGKTWTNISSGIPYGSFTRVVREDEEQKNLLYAGTEKGMYISFNGGANWEPFQLNLPITPVLDLKVHRGDLIVATSGRSFWILDDLTALSQYQPSQKGLKILKPKPAYAGSWGSPLNRNSHKFKGTDPFDGVNPANGLVIYYELPKLKDSTVLSMEIRDGQGKLIRTFSSEKDPDYKPHNGGGPSPEPLLSKEIGLNRFVWDMGHSTMPGIPGTYIEAGFGGHKAIPGTYDIQLKVGGEMVVTKGEIEAVPTFGISSEQYKEYDTLMSEMEQKVTMMHNRVNKLYGVQEDLKEVLKEIDDNELKKEGQKLLDKLIAWDEDMIQRKSQAYDDVENFPNKFTAEYLFLINQTSGSIPRVNKSNVERKQELDQQWNGLKSRSDNLMNTDIPSFNKKLWEAGIGALRL, from the coding sequence ATGAAGAAATCATTTCCCTTACTTATACTGTTAGTCTGTACTTTAAGTTTAGCCCAGACAGTGAATGACTATTTTCAACCCTTAAAATATAGGAACATAGGGCCCTTTAGAGGCGGGAGGTCGGTAACGGCAACCGGAGTGGTTGGTGACCCAATGACCTATTATATGGGAAGTACGGGAGGAGGCCTTTGGAAGACCGAGACCGCCGGACAGCGCTGGGAGAACATTTCAGATGGTTATTTTGAAACCGGTTCCGTTGGTGCTGTGGCTGTTGCTAAGTCCAATCCCAACATTGTATATGTGGGTATGGGAGAGCATGCTCCAAGGGGAGTGATGACCTCCTACGGGGATGGGGTCTATAAGTCTACCGATGCGGGAAAAACATGGAAAAAGATGGGGCTAGAAAAAACGCAACATATTTCCAGAATCATTATTCATCCTTCTAATCCGGATATCGTTTACGTAGCAGCTCAAGGTGCATTGCACGAGGGTACAGCGGAACGTGGCATCTACAAATCTGTTGATGGAGGCATGACTTGGAAAAATACTTTGTTCGTCAATAATTTAACGGGTGCGGCCGAACTGTCCATGGATGCCAACTATCCGGAAATTATGTATGCAGCCATGTGGGAACATCAAAGAAAACCCAATAAGGTTATAAGTGGAGGTGAGGGTAGTGGATTGTACAAATCTATGGATGCAGGGGAAACGTGGTCCAAAATTTATAAAGGTTTGCCAGAGGAGAAGGGAAAGATGGCAATAGCCGTGAGTCCGGCCAATTCCAATAAAGTCTATGCGCTCATAGAAAGTGATTCCGATGCAGATAAAGGGGGGCTTTTTGTTTCTAACGATGCAGGAGAATCGTGGTCTATGATCAGTGGAGATAATCGTTTAGTTCAACGGGCGTGGTACTACATAGAAGTCTTTTTAGACCCTAACGACGAGGATACGGTGTATGTCCTTAGCGCACCAGCTTTGCGTTCCACGGACGGTGGAAAAACATGGGAACGGCTAACGGGCACGCATGGAGATTATCATGACCTTTGGATTAATCCGGATAACTCCAAAAACATGGTCATTGCCAATGACGGTGGCGCTGCCGTTTCGTTCGATTTCGGAAAAACTTGGTCTACTCAGGATAATATGCCAACGGCGCAATTTTATAGAATCAGTGTGGACAATCTATTTCCTTATAACGTATACGGGGGTCAACAGGATAACACTTCTGTGCGTATTGCAAGCTTATCGATGGGAAGGGGTAGTATTTCCGAACAGGATTGGACCTATGCTGCAGGCGGCGAAAGCGCCTTCTTGGCATTTGACCCGGACGATCCAAGATATGTTTTGGGAGGCAGCTATTTGGGAACCATAGAGGTCTTGGACATGGAGACCAAGGGGTCAACCAACATAATGGCCGCTCCTATTCAATATCTGGGGCGTGAAGCCCGAAATATGAAATACCTCTACAATTGGAACGCTCCTATAATTGGATCTAAGCATGAACCGGGAACTTATTATCACGGAGCACAGTTGGTTCTGAGAACTAGGGACATGGGAGTGACCTGGGAGGAAATTTCACCGGACCTTACAAGAGATATTGATGAAAAACAAGGTAAAGGTGGTGGTCCGTATACGAATGAAGCGGTTGGGGCCGAAAATTATGGCACACTGGCCTATATGATAGAATCCCCCCATGAAAAGGGGGTGTTCTTGACGGGGAGTGACGACGGTCTTGTTCATATTACCAAGGACGGCGGAGAAAATTGGGAGAACGTAACGCCTAAGGGTCTTAAAGAATGCCTGATTAATGCTATCGAAATTTCGCCATTTGACCCGGCAACGGCATATATTGCTACCACACGGTACAAGTTCAATGACTATACGCCTGCTATTTATAAGACAAGTGATTATGGAAAAACATGGACGAATATTAGTTCTGGAATTCCTTACGGTTCGTTTACACGTGTCGTTAGGGAGGATGAAGAACAAAAAAATCTTTTGTACGCAGGTACGGAGAAGGGAATGTATATCTCATTCAACGGCGGCGCAAACTGGGAGCCTTTTCAGCTGAATCTTCCCATAACTCCAGTTTTGGATTTAAAAGTGCACCGTGGAGATTTAATAGTGGCTACCTCTGGGCGCTCCTTTTGGATTCTTGATGATTTGACTGCATTGTCACAATATCAACCTTCTCAAAAAGGATTGAAAATACTGAAACCCAAGCCTGCCTATGCCGGTTCATGGGGAAGCCCTTTAAACAGAAATTCACATAAATTTAAAGGAACCGACCCCTTTGATGGTGTTAACCCGGCAAATGGATTAGTAATTTACTATGAACTTCCAAAGCTTAAGGACTCTACAGTATTATCTATGGAAATTCGCGATGGCCAAGGAAAGTTAATCCGAACATTTAGCTCAGAAAAGGACCCCGATTACAAACCACATAACGGTGGTGGGCCATCACCAGAGCCCTTACTTTCTAAAGAAATAGGTCTTAACCGTTTTGTTTGGGACATGGGTCATTCAACAATGCCGGGTATTCCAGGAACTTACATTGAAGCCGGCTTTGGAGGGCATAAGGCTATCCCTGGAACTTATGACATTCAATTAAAAGTTGGAGGAGAAATGGTCGTGACCAAGGGAGAGATAGAGGCAGTACCTACCTTTGGGATTAGCTCAGAGCAGTATAAGGAATATGATACACTCATGTCGGAGATGGAGCAAAAAGTGACCATGATGCATAATAGGGTGAACAAGCTTTATGGTGTTCAGGAGGATTTAAAAGAAGTGCTGAAAGAAATCGATGATAACGAACTAAAAAAAGAAGGTCAAAAGCTTTTGGATAAGTTGATCGCCTGGGATGAAGACATGATCCAACGTAAATCACAAGCCTATGATGATGTGGAAAATTTCCCAAATAAGTTTACGGCGGAGTATTTGTTTTTAATCAATCAAACGTCGGGAAGTATACCTAGGGTAAACAAATCTAATGTGGAACGAAAGCAAGAGCTGGACCAACAATGGAACGGATTAAAATCCAGGTCAGATAATTTAATGAACACTGATATTCCTTCCTTCAACAAGAAACTATGGGAAGCCGGTATTGGAGCTTTACGGCTTTAA
- a CDS encoding CopD family protein, translating into MLLYNYIKALHLIFVITWFAGLFYIPRLFIYHIEANQKSSPEKEILSKQLKLMTKRLWYIITWPSAILATLFAIWLLILAPYWLQQPWMHVKLGFVVLLIAYHLRNHLIFKKFQKDDIRYSSNYMRIWNEGATLILFAVIFLVVLKSAFNWIYGVIGILVLGVLLMLGIKLYKRIRQKNPEA; encoded by the coding sequence ATTCTGTTGTACAATTATATTAAAGCACTGCATCTCATCTTTGTAATTACATGGTTTGCTGGGCTTTTTTATATTCCACGGTTGTTCATTTATCACATTGAGGCTAACCAAAAATCCTCTCCGGAAAAGGAAATTTTAAGCAAGCAACTCAAATTGATGACCAAGCGGCTCTGGTATATCATTACATGGCCCTCGGCAATATTGGCTACTTTGTTTGCGATTTGGCTACTGATTCTAGCTCCGTATTGGCTGCAACAACCATGGATGCATGTAAAACTGGGATTTGTAGTATTACTGATTGCCTATCATCTCAGGAATCATCTAATTTTTAAGAAATTTCAGAAAGATGATATTAGGTATTCTTCCAATTATATGCGTATCTGGAACGAGGGTGCAACCCTCATCTTGTTCGCAGTCATTTTCTTGGTCGTTTTAAAAAGTGCCTTCAATTGGATTTATGGGGTTATCGGTATTCTTGTTTTGGGTGTCTTATTAATGCTGGGCATAAAACTTTACAAGCGTATACGTCAAAAAAATCCAGAGGCCTAG
- a CDS encoding sensor histidine kinase yields MIFLVVLASVLILVTTIFQFQEINKDYHQDRMERKEEQIRQSIDLAIQKTTYPVTPENLGLIFKNEIYEIAVVQNMNFNLYSLDGQLIKSSRPKFENDSISMCLDAEILNKLEASVDKRYVEERAAAGDKYQASYTYISDNKFKPIGILNLPYFEDNSFNDKELREFLWRLGGVYFLMLLIAIAFAFFISKYITRSLETISDMMERTDLTRRNEKIFIDSPGEEIEKLISSYNAMIDELGQSAVKLARSEREQAWREMAKQVAHEIKNPLTPMRLSVQSFERKFDPKDPKIKEKVAEYSKTLIQQIDTMSSIASAFSNFAEMPAQQNETLNVVKIVKLALDIFNEDYIHFIAEEEEIIAKLDRTQLIRVVTNLVKNAIQAVPEVSSPRILVSVASEKDMVKISVADNGVGILDEHSDKIFEPKFTTKTSGMGLGLGMVKNIVETYKGSINFTSKPGKGTVFCVRFPRAL; encoded by the coding sequence ATGATTTTTTTGGTAGTACTGGCGTCCGTCTTGATTTTGGTCACTACTATTTTTCAATTTCAGGAAATAAACAAGGATTATCATCAGGACAGGATGGAGCGTAAGGAAGAGCAGATTCGACAAAGCATTGATCTTGCAATCCAAAAAACGACTTATCCCGTTACTCCTGAAAATTTGGGATTAATTTTCAAAAATGAAATTTACGAGATTGCCGTAGTTCAAAATATGAACTTCAACTTATACAGTTTGGACGGTCAACTCATCAAAAGTTCTAGACCTAAGTTTGAAAATGATTCTATTTCCATGTGCTTGGACGCTGAAATACTCAACAAATTGGAGGCGAGCGTCGATAAGCGCTATGTGGAGGAGCGGGCTGCAGCAGGGGATAAGTATCAAGCATCCTATACCTACATTTCAGATAACAAATTTAAACCGATAGGTATTTTAAACCTTCCGTATTTTGAGGATAATTCTTTTAATGATAAGGAGCTAAGGGAGTTCTTATGGCGTTTGGGGGGAGTTTACTTTTTGATGTTATTGATTGCAATTGCATTTGCCTTTTTCATTTCTAAATACATTACAAGGTCTTTAGAGACCATTTCCGATATGATGGAACGAACTGATTTAACGCGACGGAATGAAAAGATATTTATTGATAGTCCTGGTGAGGAAATTGAAAAATTGATCTCCTCTTATAACGCTATGATTGATGAATTGGGACAGAGTGCCGTTAAGTTGGCAAGGAGCGAACGGGAGCAAGCTTGGCGGGAGATGGCCAAACAAGTAGCACATGAGATAAAAAATCCGTTAACCCCCATGCGTTTAAGCGTTCAAAGCTTTGAACGGAAGTTTGACCCAAAGGACCCTAAAATTAAGGAAAAGGTGGCCGAGTATTCCAAAACACTGATACAGCAAATTGATACCATGAGCAGTATAGCCTCGGCATTCTCTAATTTTGCTGAAATGCCAGCGCAGCAGAACGAGACGCTTAACGTGGTTAAAATCGTGAAATTGGCACTAGATATCTTTAACGAGGATTACATCCATTTCATAGCCGAGGAGGAGGAAATCATAGCTAAATTAGATCGTACGCAATTGATAAGGGTCGTAACCAATTTGGTAAAAAATGCTATTCAAGCGGTACCTGAGGTCAGTTCACCTAGAATATTGGTTTCTGTAGCATCGGAAAAAGATATGGTGAAAATATCCGTGGCGGACAACGGTGTGGGTATTTTAGATGAGCATTCGGATAAAATTTTTGAACCTAAATTCACTACCAAAACCAGTGGTATGGGTCTTGGACTTGGTATGGTGAAGAATATAGTAGAAACCTATAAAGGAAGTATCAATTTTACCTCAAAGCCTGGTAAAGGAACGGTTTTTTGTGTAAGATTTCCCCGCGCTCTATAG